From the Malus domestica chromosome 17, GDT2T_hap1 genome, one window contains:
- the LOC139193351 gene encoding uncharacterized protein At4g26485-like, translating to MDKKQRWIGHYSSSHKILLVGEGDFSFSACLARAFRSAANMVATTLESEDTILTEHFSSEAHLEELERRGCLVLYEVNVYVMDRHPTLKSMKFDVIIFNFPHAGHYHRLIETDEELIELHRHLLKAFFKSARGMLSKGGEIHVSHRVDYPYDQWKLKELAEKAGLFLKEKVWFDKSDYPGYHNKRGGGIQSNKTFPLTNKECYTSKFSLKHASSEISVCNSTTSIVSDVPSPPGYQGYICPPAPPSPPLREILRSGIQTTSRCEPKTQNPPHDPPPLVLRPTTSPCNDPNPPSHHSMAHCLQFPEERISPPLPPSCQDDDDPPAC from the exons ATGGATAAGAAACAAAGATGGATAGGACACTACTCTAGCTCTCACAAAATACTCTTGGTTGGTGAGGGAGACTTCTCATTTTCTGCCTGTTTGGCTAGAGCATTTCGCTCCGCCGCGAACATGGTTGCTACGACTCTCGAATCCGAAG ATACTATATTGACTGAGCATTTCAGCAGTGAGGCACATTTGGAGGAGTTGGAGAGAAGAGGGTGCTTGGTGTTGTATGAAGTCAATGTATATGTCATGGACCGTCATCCCACACTGAAGTCTATGAAATTTGATGTTATCATATTCAACTTTCCTCATGCAGGTCATTACCATCGGCTAATCGAAACCGACGAGGAGCTTATAGA ATTGCACAGACATTTGTTAAAAGCGTTTTTCAAAAGCGCCCGCGGGATGCTCAGCAAAGGTGGTGAAATTCATGTTTCACACAGGGTAGACTACCCGTATGATCAATGGAAGTTGAAGGAGCTTGCTGAGAAAGCAGGCCTGTTTTTGAAAGAGAAAGTGTGGTTCGACAAATCGGACTACCCTGGCTACCACAATAAGAGAGGTGGCGGCATCCAGAGCAACAAAACGTTTCCTCTAACAAACAAGGAATGTTACACCTCCAAATTCTCTCTCAAACATGCGAGTTCTGAAATTTCTGTTTGTAATTCGACAACCAGCATTGTTAGTGATGTCCCTTCACCACCTGGCTATCAGGGTTACATTTGTCCTCCAGCTCCTCCAAGCCCACCCTTACGAGAGATTCTTAGGTCTGGCATCCAGACCACGAGCCGGTGCGAACCTAAGACACAAAACCCCCCACATGACCCACCACCTCTTGTTTTGAGACCCACCACTAGCCCATGTAATGATCCCAACCCGCCCTCACACCACTCCATGGCCCACTGCCTCCAGTTTCCGGAGGAAAGAATTTCTCCACCCTTACCTCCTTCCTGCCAAGATGATGATGACCCTCCAGCTTGTTGA
- the LOC103405251 gene encoding uncharacterized membrane protein At3g27390: protein MEVPVHFVGKLWSFISFLPFFFLLFILGLVKAAIIGPVAAGIIVIGNLSVIAGLWIAHFIWTYYCVAKSKRLGLVLKILVLLLLPLPLVLWPVLGVVGSVLGGIGYGFFAPLLATFEAVGENITDKFYHCFVDGSWSTIKGSFVVVQDLTDFCFHSYFSFMDELIEQIPADEKPLDIELLKLPASLLVSLIGVPVDVPLITMVAIWKSPYMLFRGWKRLFEDLIGREGPFLETVCVPFAGLAIILWPLAVVGAVVASFISSFFLGLYSGAIAYQEDSIHLGLAFIISVVSLFDEYVNELLYLRVGSCFPRPIYRRNMSPRPEGKKYGNNEKNDLENGGEGSYKSKLVSQRSRTWKQAIQRYKPIQVWGWLFKSCEINGRIFLRDGLIDVKDIEECLIKGNCKKLGIKLPAWSVMECLLASAKSNSSGLVISDDVELTKANGPRDKVFEWFIGPLLVMKEQLKNLQLEANEEMSLRYVFMKSRNDTPWEWDDTEFPSGDHVRRAQLQAIFRRLQGLVASMSRIPTFRRRFKNLVTVLYIEAVQAAASDSHIGGILNPGKGASSVIGSKDRRDGETRDRGRNDTRDNGSYGIMGV, encoded by the exons ATGGAGGTTCCTGTGCATTTTGTGGGGAAGCTATGGAGTTTCATCTCCTTTCTGCCCTTCTTTTTCTTGCTCTTCATCCTTGGCCTTGTCAAAG CTGCAATCATTGGGCCAGTGGCGGCGGGAATTATCGTGATTGGAAATTTATCTGTAATTGCTGGCCTTTGGATAGCTCATTTCATCTGGACTTACTACTGTGTAGCAAA GAGCAAGAGGCTTGGGCTTGTGTTGAAGATCCTTGTGCTGTTATTGCTGCCATTGCCTCTTGTCCTTTGGCCGGTCCTCGGAGTTGTTGGAAGTGTTTTAGGTGGGATCGGATATGGGTTTTTTGCTCCCCTTCTTGCAACATTTGAGGCTGTTGGCGAGAATATAACCGACAAGTTCTATCATTGCTTTGTT GATGGTTCTTGGTCGACAATCAAAGGAAGCTTCGTGGTTGTGCAGGATCTCACAGATTTCTGCTTCCACTCTTACTTCTCCTTCATGGATGAGCTAATTGAGCAGATACCTGCGGATGAAAAGCCTTTGGATATCGA GTTATTGAAATTGCCAGCTTCTTTGTTGGTGAGTCTGATTGGAGTGCCGGTGGATGTGCCTTTGATTACAATGGTTGCGATATGGAAAAGCCCATACATGTTGTTCAGAGGATGGAAGAGGTTATTTGAAGACTTGATAGGCAGAGAAGGACCATTCTTGGAAACAGTATGTGTACCATTTGCTGGTCTTGCCATTATCCTATGGCCTTTGGCAGTTGTGGGAGCCGTGGTAGCTTCTTTCATCTCTAGCTTCTTTTTGGGACTATATAGTGGCGCTATTGCTTATCAG GAAGACTCGATCCACCTTGGACTTGCTTTCATAATTTCTGTGGTTTCACTGTTCGATGAATATGTGAACGAACTACTCTATTTGAGAGTAGGGTCTTGCTTTCCAAG GCCAATATACCGTAGAAATATGAGTCCTCGCCCGGAGGGGAAAAAGTATGGTAACAACGAGAAAAATGATTTGGAGAATGGTGGAGAAGGCTCATATAAATCAAAACTTGTCTCACAACGATCAAGAACATGGAAGCAGGCAATTCAACGTTATAAACCAATCCAG GTGTGGGGCTGGCTGTTTAAATCTTGTGAGATTAACGGCCGGATATTCCTCCGCGATGGTCTGATAGATGTTAAGGACATAGAAGAATGCCTTATAAAAGGAAATTGTAAGAAGTTGGGGATCAAACTACCTGCTTGGTCTGTGATGGAGTGTCTTCTTGCATCAGCGAAGTCGAACTCGTCTGGGTTGGTCATAT CTGATGATGTAGAGTTGACGAAGGCAAATGGACCGAGGGACAAAGTGTTCGAGTGGTTCATCGGACCTTTGTTGGTCATGAAAGAGCAACTAAAGAATCTCCAATTGGAAGCGAACGAGGAAATGAGTCTCAGATACGTGTTTATGAAATCCAGAAATGATACACCATGGGAATGGGACGATACAGAGTTTCCATCGGGAGACCATGTCAGACGGGCGCAGTTGCAAGCCATATTTAGGAG ATTGCAGGGGCTTGTAGCGTCTATGTCAAGGATACCAACTTTCAGACGGCGGTTCAAGAACTTGGTGACAGTGCTGTATATAGAAGCGGTTCAGGCTGCTGCTTCAGACAGCCATATAGGAGGAATCTTAAACCCCGGTAAGGGTGCCAGTAGCGTCATTGGAAGCAAGGATAGAAGAGATGGTGAAACTAGGGACAGAGGCCGGAACGATACACGCGACAACGGGTCATATGGGATAATGGGAGTGTAG